One window from the genome of Hemitrygon akajei chromosome 4, sHemAka1.3, whole genome shotgun sequence encodes:
- the lamtor1 gene encoding LOW QUALITY PROTEIN: ragulator complex protein LAMTOR1 (The sequence of the model RefSeq protein was modified relative to this genomic sequence to represent the inferred CDS: inserted 1 base in 1 codon), with translation MGCCYSSEGDGSEQEREEGKPLLIPVSNPPSKSSGGADHNYSSIPSSRFPDEQALLNTILAKTAHNIIDVSAADSQGMEQHEYMDRARQYSTRLAMISGSTQCKRATTLPALTSQPHQVLASDPVPYSDIQQVSKIAAYASSALXQIKVDAKEELVVQFAIP, from the exons GAGCGCGAGGAGGGAAAGCCACTGCTCATCCCAGTCAGTAACCCACCAAGTAAATCGTCTGGAGGCGCTGATCACAACTACTCCAGTATTCCGTCATCTCGCTTCCCAGATGAACAAGCTCTGCTCAACACTATCCTCGCCAAGACGGCACA TAATATCATAGACGTGTCAGCCGCAGATTCACAGGGCATGGAACAGCACGAGTACATGGACCGTGCGCGTCAGTACAG CACGAGGTTAGCGATGATCAGCGGCTCGACCCAGTGCAAGCGAGCGACGACACTGCCTGCACTAACCAGCCAGCCGCACCAGGTTCTGGCTAGTGACCCTGTGCCCTATTCAGACATTCAGCAG GTCTCTAAAATCGCAGCGTATGCATCAAGTGCAC TCCAAATCAAGGTGGATGCCAAGGAAGAGCTGGTGGTGCAGTTTGCCATCCCGTGA